In a single window of the Nicotiana tomentosiformis chromosome 8, ASM39032v3, whole genome shotgun sequence genome:
- the LOC138896821 gene encoding uncharacterized protein has protein sequence MGEVHGGFGFGVTKGGGTSLLEFAKAFELVIANSNFPTREEHLVTFQSMVAKTQIDYFFLGRCDRGLCEDYKVIPGETLATQYRLLVMDVGIIIRRKKRSSRGRTRIRWGTLTKDKSREMDGRLSSMGA, from the coding sequence ATGGGCGAGGTGCATGGCGGCTTCGGCTTTGGGGTTACGAAAGGAGGAGGAACCTCGCTGTTGGAGTTCGCGAAGGCTTTCGAGTTAGTGATTGCAAACTCTAATTTTCCGACGAGGGAGGAGCATCTGGTGACTTTCCAAAGTATGGTGgcgaagactcagattgattatttCTTTCTCGGGAGGTGTGATAGGGGGTTGTGTGAGGATTACAAGGTTATCCCAGGTGAGACCCTCGCGACGCAGTATAGGCTCTTAGTTATGGACGTCGGTATCATAATAAGGAGGAAGAAGAGGTCTTCTCGTGGTAGAACGAGGATCAGGTGGGGAACCTTAACTAAAGATAAATCTCGAGAGATGGATGGGAGGCTATCATCCATGGGAGCATAG